In Dehalococcoidia bacterium, the genomic window GAATCCGGAGGAAACTCCACGTCTACCACCGTGCCAATAACCTGAGCGACCTTTCCTTTTGCCACGATAACCTCCTGACAGCCTTGGTAAATACCTTACTTGATTTTATTTTTTAATCCCGCCCGCCTTGCGCTAAGGCCTGCGCGGGCAACCGAAATCCAATGTATCATAATATGTATACCGGCCCTCTCCCACGCCTTCCTCCCTTTGGATTCTCCGCCATGCCTCCAGCGCGTCCAGTATCTTATGCAGCCGGTCCTTTGACAGCTTTACGCCTCTATCCTCCAGTTCCCGCGATATCTCTTCGAACGTAAAATAACGTTCGGCATTCTTCTTGAATATACTCACCAATTCCGTACTGGGATCAGCCTGCCTTACCAAGACAAATCTCCGTTTCCTATTCCAGCGCGGCTACTCCGCCTACTATGTCCAGTAGCTCCTTTGTAATCATTTCCTGTCTTGCCTTATTGTACTTAAGCGTTAGTTCGCCGATAAGCTCGTGCGCGTTATCGGTAGCGTTACGCATAGCCACCATGCGTGCCGACTGCTCGCTAGCGATGGCCTCCAACAGGGAATGATAAAGGCTCATCTCAATGAACCTGGGCAGCAACTCGGACATAACTTCCTGCGGCGTTGGTTCATATATATATTCATTATTCTTGCCGGCCTCGAACACGGCAGGCTCTATCGGGAGCAGTTTAACAATAGCCGGTTTCTGCGACACCGTATTCACGAATTGTGTATACGAGATATACACTTCATCAACCAGCCCGGCACAATAATCGTCTACCACGATGCGGGCTACAGGCAGAATGTCGGAGACCGATGGCTTATCGGACATGTTTATAAACTCGGCGCGCACCTGCTGTCCGCTGCGCAGCATGAAATCCCTTCCTTTGCGCCCCACAGCCACGTTGGCGACTGGCGTGCCTTTGTGGTCCATGATGAACCTGGCAACATTGCGATTCACGTTTGCGACTAGCCCGCCGCAAAGGCCGCGGTCCGGGGTTATGTGGATAACGGCAATCTTATTCACCGGCCTCTTAATGAGAAGAGGATGCCCCTCCTCGCCCACACGCGTCTGCGCCGCGAGGTCCGCAAGCACTTGGCATATCTTCTCCGCATACGGACGCGAGGCCAGCGTGCGCTCCTGAGCGCGCCTCATCTTGGAAGCGGCTATCATCTCCATGGCCTTGGTAACCTTGGAGGTATTGCGTACACTCTTTATCCGGCGGTTGATCTGACGAATAGTTGCCATCTTCTACCTTTATCGTTCTCTTATCTTTCCGATCCACAACTCCATGACAAACTGCGGAATCGATCTAGTAAGGCACTGTCTCCTTGAACTCGGAGATAGCTTTCTTCAAAGCTTCCTCCGTCTGATCGCTGATAACCTTTTCCTTGTTGATATTCTGGATAACATCGGAATGAGAGGTCTCCATGAAGCGATGGAACGCCGCCTCAAAGGCCATCACTTTATTGACGGGCACATCATCAAGGAATCCGTTCGATACGGCATAAATAATGCTGACCATCTTGCCCAGTGACATCGGGATATACTGGTCCTGCTTCAAGACCTCCGTCATGCGCTGTCCGCGATCCAGTTGGGCTCTTGTGGCCTTATCCAGCTCCGATGCGCCGAACTGTGCAAATGTCTGCAGCTCGCGGAACTGCGAGAGCTCGCCGCGCAATTTACCCGCCACCTTCTTCATAGCCTTGGTCTGAGCCGAACTGCCCACGCGGGAAACGCTTAAACCTACGTTCATAGCCGGACGGATGCCGGAGTTGAACATATCGGTCTCCAGGAATATCTGACCGTCTGTAATAGAAATCACATTCGTAGGAATATAAGCCGATATGTCGCCAGCCTGCGTCTCGATAATGGGCAGAGCTGTAAGCGAACCGCCACCGTACTTCTTATCCATCTTGGCAGCCCGCTCGAGAAGCCGGCTGTGCAGATAGAACACGTCGCCCGGATAAGCCTCGCGGCCCGGCGGACGCCTCAGCAGCAACGACATCTGTCGATAAGCCCAGGCATGCTTGGAAAGATCGTCGTATATAATCAAGGCATCCTTGCCCTGCTCCATGACTTCCTCTCCGATAGCGCATCCGGCGTAAGGCGCCATGTACTGTAAGGCCGCCGACTCCGCGGCGCCGGCGCAAACAACTACGGTATGCTCCATAGCACCGTTCTTCTCCAGAACCGATACCAGCTGCGCCACCTTGGATGCCTTCTGTCCTATGGCAACGTAGATGCAGATGAGGTCTTCGCCCTTCTGCGCGATTATCGTATCGAGGGCGATGGCCGTCTTGCCGGTGCCGCGGTCGCCTATTATCAGCTCGCGCTGTCCACGTCCGATAGGGACAATGCTATCGATAGCCTTGATACCGGTACGCACCGGCGTATTCACAGCTCGACGAGTCACCACGTTAGGGGCTATGCGCTCGACGGGATATGTCTTCTCGTACTTTATCGGCCCCTTGCCGTCGAGTGGCTGTCCTGTGGGATCGATAACGCGTCCGATAAGACCGGGGCCTACCGGAACCTCGGCAATCCTGCCGGTAGAGCGCACCTCATCCCCTTCCTTCACCTTGTTCCACTCTCCCAACACGATGGCACCAACGCTATCCTCTTCCAGGTTCAGAGCCATGCCGATGATATCGTGAGGGAACTGTAACAATTCGCTGTATTTCACGCCGGAGAGGCCGTGAATACGCGCAATTCCGTCACCTATCTCCACCACGGTGCCTACGTCCACCATAGTGACCGTAGAGCCGAACTGCTCGATCTGCTGTTTTATAATCTCAGTAAAGTCATGCGCTCGAGCCATATCGAGTTACCTCCAGTAAAACTAACCTTATTGCTTGGTTTCCTGCTCCTGCTTTGGCTTGGGCGGCTTCATGAAGAAGAACGCTAACACCAATCCGAGTCCAGCTAATATTGCAACCGGTATGAAGGCAGAAAGCAATGCTTCCGATCCTCCAAATATATTCTTTGAGTATGCGGCGACAAATGTGGCCACCAGTCCGCCAACACCGTATGCCAGGAACATGACACCGTAATTCCTGCCTGAGAACTTGGTGCCGAAGTACTGAGCCGTGGCTGTAGGTGCGATAGCCAGCCAGCCGCCTAAGCCAAGATAGAAGGAAATGAAGGCCACAAAATACATAATCTTGTGCGCGCTTGACACCAGTTCCCCGCTTCTCACCATTATCATAATTATGGCGGCGACCAGAATGAGCACGAAAGTAATCATGGCCGCCACTCTCGGCCCCAGCTTGTCGGTTACCCACCCCAGCAATGGCCGACCTCCTGCATTGAATGGAGCGAGAATAAATTGCACTACGGTCGCCGTAAGACCTATTCCAACCAGAGTCATAACGCTGCCATAAACGCCGATGGCCATGAGTCCTGCGAGTGCACCTATGGTATAACAGACAAACAAAACCCAGAATGCCCGCGTCTTGATAATATCTTTGCGATTATAGTTAACAGCGCTGGTAACAGCCGCAGGCGCCGCCTTCGGCGTCCATCCTGCCGGCTTCCAGTCAGCCGCCGGGAACCTCATAAACCAACCTGCAGCGAGGATGATAACCAAGAATATGATGCCCATATACAAGAAGGCATCGAACACCTGGCCATTCATATTAATTAGCTTCTGCCCCAGGTACGTGCTGATGAACGGAGAGCCGCCGAACCCGGCTATCGCCAAACCTGTGGCCAATCCCTTTTTATCAGGGAACCATCTTGTGCATATCTGAATCGGTACGAGATAAGCGATACCAACGCCGCTGCCGCCTATTACTCCATAAGTAAGCACCATCAAAGCTACGCTGGTTGACCATTTTGCAACGAATGCGGCCAGTATCCATCCCAGAGCAACTATGATTCCGCCGACTATTGTCTGCTTCTTTGGGCCCAGCTTATCCAGTATCTGGCCGCTGAACAGGAACACGATGGCGAAAAACAGCAGAAAAACACCGAAAGGAATCTGTTGACTAAAAATATCCCCCGCCGTCTGGAATTTTGTTACACCGTCTTCAGCAATATGCCAGAAGTTCCATTCAGTCGCCAGCTTCTTGCCGAAAATACTGTACGCGTAGATGCTGCCCAGACATAGATTGATGATAAACCCAAGGAGCACGAGCACCCACCGGCCTTTCTCTGCCGGCATACCGAAGAGTTTTGTCTCCTCCGCCATCAGTCACTCCTTCCTAAAAATCCTCAGACTACTATCTATAATTCCTCACGGTGGAGGATGGACTCTGAGCCATCCTCCACCGATCATTGCTCAATTATTTACTAGGCTACACGTTCCTTGACAAGGGTATCGACAACGGAAGGATCGGCAAGGGTAGAGGTATCGCCAAGGTTGCTGACGTCGCCGGCAGCTATCTTGACCAGGATACGTCTCATGATCTTGCCGCTGCGTGTCTTGGGAAGCCCGTCGGCAAATTGTATCTTCTCAGGGCTTGCGATAGGCCCGATCTCCTTGCGCACGTGAGCCACAAGCTCTTTCTTCAGTTCATCGGACTTGGGCTTGCCTACCTTCAATGTCACATAGGCATAAATAGCCTGGCCCTTGATGTTGTGAGGAATGGGCACAACAGCCGCCTCGGCCACGAACGGATGGCTCACCAGAGCACTCTCGACCTCGGCCGTTCCGATGCGGTGTCCCGATACTTTAATTACATCATCTATGCGGCCCATCAGCCAGTGATAGCCATCATCATCAGTCCTGGCGCCATCGCCGGCCATGTAATAGCCCGGGAATCGCTCATAGTAAATCTCTTTTATCCTCTTGTTACCGGGGTCATTCCACAACCCGCGGAGCATGCCCGGCCACGATTTCGCTATGCATAGATAACCGCCCTCATTCTTACCGACCTGCTTGCCCTCCTCATTTAGAATTGCGGTCGCGACACCCGGGAACGGGAAGGTTGCAGAGCCTGGCTTGAGCGGGGTAGCGCCAGGCAGCGGGGTGATAAGTATGCCGCCGGTCTCCGTCTGCCACCATGTGTCAACTATAGGGCAGCGGGTCTTGCCGATGGTGTTGTAGTACCATATCCACGCCTCAGGATTGATGGGCTCGCCCACGCTCCCGAGAATCCTTAGGGAAGACAGGTCGCGATTATTGGGCCAATCGTCGCCGTCCTTCATCATGGCGCGCAGAGCGGTAGGAGCGGTATAGAATATGTTGACCTTGTACTTCTCTACGATCTCCCAGAATCTGTCAGGCTTCGGGTAGTTCGGCACGCCCTCGAACATGAGAGAGGTGCCGCCGTTGGCCAGAGGCCCGTATACTATATAGCTATGTCCGGTGATCCAGCCGATGTCGGCAGTGCACCAGTATGTGTCCTCATCTTTAAGATCGAAAATCCACTTGCAGGTCTGCTGGCAATACAGGAGATAACCGGCCGTTGTGTGGATGACTCCCTTCGGTTTTCCGGTGCTGCCGCTGGTATAGAGGATAAACAGGATATCCTCCGCATCCATGGGCTCGGGCTCGCACACCGGCTTGATATCAGGAGCCGCTACTTCCTCATGATACCAGTGATCGCGGCCCTGCTGCATCTGGACCTCATTGCCCGCGCGCTTGACGACAAACACGTCTTTTACCGTCGGGCACTGTGCCAGCGCCGTATCCGCGCCGGCCTTGGATGATACCGTCTTGCCGCTGCGATAGTAGCCATCGGCTGTTACGAGAGCCTTGGCTTCGCAGTCCTGGATTCTATCCCTTAAAGCCTCGGCGCTGAATCCGCCGAACACGATGCTATGAACGGCGCCGATCCTGGCGCAGGCAAGCATCGCAACCGGCAGCTCGGGGATCATCGGCAGGTAGATGCTGACACGATCGCCCTTCTTAATGCCGTGCTTCTTTAAAACGTTAGCGAATTTGCAGACCTCGGTATAAAGCTGCTGATAGGTAAGTATCCTGGTCTCGCCCGGCTCGCCCTCGAATATGATGGCAGCCTTGTTCTTGCGCCACGTATTCAGGTGGCGGTCGATGCAGTTGTAAGCCACGTTGATCTTGCCGCCGGCGAACCACTTGAACTCGGCCTTTTTGAAATCAACCTGGGAAACCTTGTCCCACTTCTTGATCCAGTCCAATTGCTCGGCCGCTTCCGCCCAAAAAGCATCGGGATCATCTATCGATTTCTGATAGATGTCCTTATACTGTTTCATGCTCTTGATATAAGCCTTTTTGCTGAGTTCCTTGGAAGGCTTGAAAATACGATTTTCCGCCTGCATTGAAGTGATTGATTTTGCTTCTTCTCCCATTTTTCTCCTTCTTCCTCCTTTATTTTAAAGAACCACCCATACTTTTCTTCAGGGCTCTAAACTGACTTTTTGTACTGCCGTCGATAAGCTTATCGCCGACCTTGATGACCAGGCCGCCGATTATCTCAGGTGAAACGCCGGTGCTGACAAGAACCTTGGTTCCTATGATCTCGCCGAGCCGGCGCGCCAGTTTCTCCTCGTCATCCGACGACAGCGACACCGCAGCTGTAACATCAGCGTGGGCGATACCCTTTTTCTCATCTACCATCCGCCCGTATTCCTGAGCGATATCTGCAACGATATTCAAGCGTCCCCGGGAAACCAGCAGCAAGGCAAGGTTTATTACCTTTGGGTTAGCGCCCTTGAGCACCTCGCGAATGACTTTAGCTTTATTGTCGAGGTGCACCTTGGGGTTCTCCAGGAACGCGGAAAGGAGGGGATCCTTCAACGCTTGAGCTAATTTCTCCAGATCCCCCCGCCAATTATCCAATTCATTGCGCTCCAGAGCAATCTGGAACGCAGCACGAGCATGCCTTCTGGCCGCAGCACTAGCCATTATTATCCATCCCCTTTAGATGCCTGTTCCAGCACTTCCTCGATAAGGCGACGATGCTTCTCTTTATCCATAGTCTCTTTAACAACCTTTTCAGCTGCCTTGATAGTCAAATCGACGAACTCACGCCTGACCTCATCAATTGCCTTGTCCCGTTCCATCTCGATCTCGGCGCGAGCCTTGGCTACAATGCCCTCAGCCTCTTTCTTGGCCTCTACTTTAGCCTCTTCTTTGAAGCGTTCGCCTATCTGGGCTGCCTGAGCTAATATATTCTGGCCTTCCTTACGCGCGTTGTCCAACTGCTCTTTAACCTGTTGTTCGGTATTAGCCAGCTGCTGCTTGATCTGATCCGCCTGCTCCATGCTTTCTCTGATCCTTTCGGAGCGCTGGTCAAGCATACGCCGCATCGGTTTATAAAGCACCGTAGAGAGCAAAAGAAACAGTGCTCCAAAAGTAATCAATTGCGCCAGCAAGACCGGCCAGTTAATGCCTATTTCGCCCATAACGACTCCTTAATCCGGTTGAAACCACAATATTGTCTAGGCGACGAAGACCAGCAGAATAGCTACGATAAGAGCATAGATCGCCACGGCTTCGGCGAAGGCGATAGCCAGGATCATGTTGGTCATGATCGGGCCGCGGGCCTCCGGGTTGCGTCCCAACGCCTGCATGGCTCCCATGCCAAGAATACCGATTCCTAAGCCCGGTCCTAATGCACCGGCGCCAATAGCCAGCGCCGCACCTATCATTCTCGCACTATCGAAGTCCATCTTTCATCCCCCTTTAAGTTCTTTGATCTTGCTTCCCTGATTCAAAATATCTTAATGCCCCGCATGCTCGGCTTGGGCCTCATGACCTTCATCATGCGAGGTGGTAGCCATGGTTACAAATACCAGCGTCAAGCCCGAGAATATCAGGGCCTGAACGAACCCGACGAAAAGCTCGAGACCGTAGAATATCGACGCCACGAGCCAAGGGATAAGGAACATCATGGAGCCAAGCAGGATCTCCCCTGCTGTCATATTGCCGAATAGACGAAAGGTGAAGCTGAGTATTCGTATCAGCTCACTCAACCCTTCCACAAAACCCACAAACGCCTCTATAAAGCCAGTCCCCAGCATTCCTAATCCGGCCTTCTTCCCGCGGAATATGAGACCGAAAGCCTTGAAAAGCGTGCCGAGGCTGACGAATTTCTTAAGATAACGCGGACCCAGATAACGGAGCCCCCAATACTCCACGAAGACGAAGGAGACAAGGGCTAAGGCGAGAGGAACGTTGACATCCGTATTGGCGCCGCGGAAGAGAGGAAGCAGCACCCTTGTCGTTTCCTCTCCCTCGTGGATGGTCTCCCAGAAGCCTATGCTGGTGAAACCTGGGATCAAGGCCAGCCACGCGTTGGCGAATACGAACAAAAAAATAGTGGCGAACATGGGAAAGAACTTGCGACCTTTCTCCTCGCCCGCCACGCTGTTAACGAAGTTGATCATGGTTTCCATGGCCGCTTCAACGATGTTCTGCAGGCCAGTGGGAACTATCTTCATCTTGCGGGTGGCGAAATACCCAACGAGTCCCAGAACGATCAAAGTGATCCACGCGGTGATCATGGTATTGGTGATGGGGAAACCTCCAACCGCTTCGCCGTGCTCCACCTCGCCGCCGATGGAGACTAAGGCTTCAGGGGGTAAGACTACATGAGGAGGGTCTGCAATTCTAAAAAGTACGGCGCCTATTCCTGCTACTATCAGAACGACTATTGCTATTACTGATATGCGGCCTTTTTTACCGATACGAGCCCAGAAATTTTTTATCGCTGACACGATCGTCCTTTATTTATTGTTGTCCTTACCCAGCCCCAGCGTTTCCCGCAGCATGCGATAGGTACCGTAGAAGGCTGTGAACAACCCCAACCCCAGACCTAGCAGCGTGAATAGAGGTCCTTTACCAAACTTCCCATCCAGCCACACCCCCAGCGCGACTCCACCTGCTATGCACACACCTATGTAAAATCCTATTCCGGTAACCCTAAGAGCCGCCGCCCAACGCTCCACAGTCAAAACCTCAAGTAGTATATCATACCACCCAACCCCATGCAATATTTACTCACAAAACAAGACTAGTTTACCTGACAGAATCTAATCAACAGAACTCTACTCCATCAGAGTCATCATCCGTTGAGAACAGCTTAACGAAATCACCGTCAAAATCCTCCAGAAAATCACGGAGGCTGAGAACATCGGCCGATTCTATGGTCTCAATCTCATGCAATCTGGTCAGGTCATCGGCGGAGAAATCGCTTATCAGCTTGGCGGTCTGCCCTTTCTCCAGTATCGCCGTGACAAGGCCTTCGTTTTCACACACGGGACAGTAAACACTGAGGAACCATAGATCGCTGTGACGACCGAGGACCTGTACGTTATCTCCCTCGTACAGCGCGCCGCAGACACTGCAGGTTACGGCGCTCATGATGTGCCTTATGAAATGCTCATGCATCGCTTAATAACTCGAATACTGGATCAGGATTTCTCAAGATCGTCAAGATTTAAAGTGTCGATGATATCCTTGAACGGTGCCAGCTTCCGCAACTCGTCCTCGCTCAGGTCGGCCGCCTCCTGGCCTTCTTTAGCCGAAAGCACAATGCCGGCGGTATCCAGCACTGCGTCATCGACAAAAATAGGTACTTCAACCCTGACGGCCAGGGCGATGGCGTCACTGGGTCGGGCGTCTATCTGTATGCTTTTGCCGTCGACCACGAGGTTGATGTTAGCGAAGAATGTATCGTTGCGCAGAGCGGTCACAATAATCGATTCAACCCTTGATCCCAGGCAATCGATTACGGAGCGCAGCAGGTCGTGGGTCAGCGGACGCGGCATCTCGCCACCCTGTATTCCTATCATTATGGACTCGGCCTCCGATATGCCGATCCAGATGGGAAGATGTCTGTCCCCGTCTTTTTCCTTTAATATCACCACGCGCTGGGTGCTCATCAAGCCCATGCGAATGCTGGCAACTTGCATCTCGATCATTGAGAGCCTCCCGTACAGGCCATACAGCCTACGCTAATTTTAACCTTGCCCCCCATCCGTGTCAATGTGAAAACGCCTGAGCTGACGAAGCCGACGAACCTAATCGTTCAACTTCCTGACTCGAACAAATCAGCTTTGATCGAGTAACCTCCCCACCTCCTCCACGCTTAGCTCCCGTACACAAC contains:
- a CDS encoding transcriptional repressor, giving the protein MVRQADPSTELVSIFKKNAERYFTFEEISRELEDRGVKLSKDRLHKILDALEAWRRIQREEGVGEGRYTYYDTLDFGCPRRP
- the atpG gene encoding ATP synthase F1 subunit gamma — translated: MATIRQINRRIKSVRNTSKVTKAMEMIAASKMRRAQERTLASRPYAEKICQVLADLAAQTRVGEEGHPLLIKRPVNKIAVIHITPDRGLCGGLVANVNRNVARFIMDHKGTPVANVAVGRKGRDFMLRSGQQVRAEFINMSDKPSVSDILPVARIVVDDYCAGLVDEVYISYTQFVNTVSQKPAIVKLLPIEPAVFEAGKNNEYIYEPTPQEVMSELLPRFIEMSLYHSLLEAIASEQSARMVAMRNATDNAHELIGELTLKYNKARQEMITKELLDIVGGVAALE
- the atpA gene encoding F0F1 ATP synthase subunit alpha, with translation MARAHDFTEIIKQQIEQFGSTVTMVDVGTVVEIGDGIARIHGLSGVKYSELLQFPHDIIGMALNLEEDSVGAIVLGEWNKVKEGDEVRSTGRIAEVPVGPGLIGRVIDPTGQPLDGKGPIKYEKTYPVERIAPNVVTRRAVNTPVRTGIKAIDSIVPIGRGQRELIIGDRGTGKTAIALDTIIAQKGEDLICIYVAIGQKASKVAQLVSVLEKNGAMEHTVVVCAGAAESAALQYMAPYAGCAIGEEVMEQGKDALIIYDDLSKHAWAYRQMSLLLRRPPGREAYPGDVFYLHSRLLERAAKMDKKYGGGSLTALPIIETQAGDISAYIPTNVISITDGQIFLETDMFNSGIRPAMNVGLSVSRVGSSAQTKAMKKVAGKLRGELSQFRELQTFAQFGASELDKATRAQLDRGQRMTEVLKQDQYIPMSLGKMVSIIYAVSNGFLDDVPVNKVMAFEAAFHRFMETSHSDVIQNINKEKVISDQTEEALKKAISEFKETVPY
- a CDS encoding OFA family MFS transporter is translated as MAEETKLFGMPAEKGRWVLVLLGFIINLCLGSIYAYSIFGKKLATEWNFWHIAEDGVTKFQTAGDIFSQQIPFGVFLLFFAIVFLFSGQILDKLGPKKQTIVGGIIVALGWILAAFVAKWSTSVALMVLTYGVIGGSGVGIAYLVPIQICTRWFPDKKGLATGLAIAGFGGSPFISTYLGQKLINMNGQVFDAFLYMGIIFLVIILAAGWFMRFPAADWKPAGWTPKAAPAAVTSAVNYNRKDIIKTRAFWVLFVCYTIGALAGLMAIGVYGSVMTLVGIGLTATVVQFILAPFNAGGRPLLGWVTDKLGPRVAAMITFVLILVAAIIMIMVRSGELVSSAHKIMYFVAFISFYLGLGGWLAIAPTATAQYFGTKFSGRNYGVMFLAYGVGGLVATFVAAYSKNIFGGSEALLSAFIPVAILAGLGLVLAFFFMKPPKPKQEQETKQ
- the acs gene encoding acetate--CoA ligase, whose translation is MGEEAKSITSMQAENRIFKPSKELSKKAYIKSMKQYKDIYQKSIDDPDAFWAEAAEQLDWIKKWDKVSQVDFKKAEFKWFAGGKINVAYNCIDRHLNTWRKNKAAIIFEGEPGETRILTYQQLYTEVCKFANVLKKHGIKKGDRVSIYLPMIPELPVAMLACARIGAVHSIVFGGFSAEALRDRIQDCEAKALVTADGYYRSGKTVSSKAGADTALAQCPTVKDVFVVKRAGNEVQMQQGRDHWYHEEVAAPDIKPVCEPEPMDAEDILFILYTSGSTGKPKGVIHTTAGYLLYCQQTCKWIFDLKDEDTYWCTADIGWITGHSYIVYGPLANGGTSLMFEGVPNYPKPDRFWEIVEKYKVNIFYTAPTALRAMMKDGDDWPNNRDLSSLRILGSVGEPINPEAWIWYYNTIGKTRCPIVDTWWQTETGGILITPLPGATPLKPGSATFPFPGVATAILNEEGKQVGKNEGGYLCIAKSWPGMLRGLWNDPGNKRIKEIYYERFPGYYMAGDGARTDDDGYHWLMGRIDDVIKVSGHRIGTAEVESALVSHPFVAEAAVVPIPHNIKGQAIYAYVTLKVGKPKSDELKKELVAHVRKEIGPIASPEKIQFADGLPKTRSGKIMRRILVKIAAGDVSNLGDTSTLADPSVVDTLVKERVA
- the atpH gene encoding ATP synthase F1 subunit delta; amino-acid sequence: MASAAARRHARAAFQIALERNELDNWRGDLEKLAQALKDPLLSAFLENPKVHLDNKAKVIREVLKGANPKVINLALLLVSRGRLNIVADIAQEYGRMVDEKKGIAHADVTAAVSLSSDDEEKLARRLGEIIGTKVLVSTGVSPEIIGGLVIKVGDKLIDGSTKSQFRALKKSMGGSLK
- the atpF gene encoding F0F1 ATP synthase subunit B; this translates as MGEIGINWPVLLAQLITFGALFLLLSTVLYKPMRRMLDQRSERIRESMEQADQIKQQLANTEQQVKEQLDNARKEGQNILAQAAQIGERFKEEAKVEAKKEAEGIVAKARAEIEMERDKAIDEVRREFVDLTIKAAEKVVKETMDKEKHRRLIEEVLEQASKGDG
- a CDS encoding F0F1 ATP synthase subunit A — protein: MSAIKNFWARIGKKGRISVIAIVVLIVAGIGAVLFRIADPPHVVLPPEALVSIGGEVEHGEAVGGFPITNTMITAWITLIVLGLVGYFATRKMKIVPTGLQNIVEAAMETMINFVNSVAGEEKGRKFFPMFATIFLFVFANAWLALIPGFTSIGFWETIHEGEETTRVLLPLFRGANTDVNVPLALALVSFVFVEYWGLRYLGPRYLKKFVSLGTLFKAFGLIFRGKKAGLGMLGTGFIEAFVGFVEGLSELIRILSFTFRLFGNMTAGEILLGSMMFLIPWLVASIFYGLELFVGFVQALIFSGLTLVFVTMATTSHDEGHEAQAEHAGH
- a CDS encoding AtpZ/AtpI family protein: MERWAAALRVTGIGFYIGVCIAGGVALGVWLDGKFGKGPLFTLLGLGLGLFTAFYGTYRMLRETLGLGKDNNK
- a CDS encoding bifunctional nuclease family protein, which produces MIEMQVASIRMGLMSTQRVVILKEKDGDRHLPIWIGISEAESIMIGIQGGEMPRPLTHDLLRSVIDCLGSRVESIIVTALRNDTFFANINLVVDGKSIQIDARPSDAIALAVRVEVPIFVDDAVLDTAGIVLSAKEGQEAADLSEDELRKLAPFKDIIDTLNLDDLEKS